Sequence from the Aspergillus nidulans FGSC A4 chromosome III genome:
GTCGGCCATCAACAAGTAGCAGGCATAATTAATCTCCTTCACACAAACGGGGCCCCCCTTCTAGACCGCTACCGAGTCGCAACTCGTACTAGTATACCAGGCTAGCCCCCCAATGGGGCCCTGCCCTcttgcctcctcttccctctccTGCCcgtcctttctctttcttctatCTCTCATCCGCTTCCTTCTTTACCCAGTCGCTCTTTCCTGGACGTCTCGGATATCGCGGTAGCGATATCCAGCCATTCTTTTCATCGCACCTGGCCGCTGGCCGCCACTCGCTTTGGACCTCGTCCGTACACTCCTTACCCAACTGTCGAAACTAGCACGCGTCGATCTTATTCTCTGCCTCCAGCTTATCTGGTCAACCCTGCATTTTGTTCTTGAACAGCTTTTGCATGGCACAGCAAGACTCGCCCAAATCCAGTTTACACGGACGTTCAGATTAATGAATCGGGGTTCAAATTCCACATCCGTTGACATCAATCACTTGAATGCTTGAGTTCGAAAGTCGTGCAATCAGAAGCTAGGCGACCATGCAccggcatcaacagcaccaaCATCGCCATGGCAAGTATTTGGGAGCCCGGTTTGCACCTGTCGAGCCAGCACTCATGCCGCGCAACCGACCGCCGTACCTACTCATGCCCGAAGCTCCGACCCTAGTAAAAAGAGAACCAATGCCCACGACGGATTCTGGTCGAGTGGAAACGTGCTCGCCTGGAGACAACTCGGCCCGATGCGAGAAGAACACAAGTACCGCGAGCAATACAACACTACCTGTAGTGCTAGGAGCAGTGTATGTTCTATTGTCTTTCATCGGGCGTCGCTAATGTGAACTAGCATTCCCATTGTCTGTGCGATCATAGTTTTAATTTTTTTACATCGACGAAATGTGAAGAAACTCCGCAATGAGGACGCCAATGATAAGCACAAGTCTCTTGACTTTGGAATGGATCTGGCCCCGAGCGGCGGTAGATCTGGGATGCAAGAAAAAGGATCTCATCACATGAAGGGTATCTCTCTGGACATAGGACCTAGTCCTTATATGCTACCGCCTAGCATACGCGGCTCGAAGGACTCGCTGAATTCATTACCCCGAACAATCTTGGCAGATGATGACAAGTACCGACACGCACACACATATTTCTCAACTGACGCTCAGTCTATCCGGTCGCAGAGAAGAGTTCATGACGATGCTGCAAGCGTTGCAGGTTCAACACGGAGAGGAGCATTTGGGGATGAAATGAATCAAGGGTTATTGGGTAATGCTCAGAGAATCTCGCGCTCGTCTCCGCCTCTTTACAACCCCCCTGAGCCAACAGCTGGGCGGGCTCAACCTCAAGTGCAGGACGCCGGCTTTGAATTAAGCTTGCCCAGGAGTCCCAGTCCCGTCCATGTATCAGGCTTGACATCAATTAACGAATCTACGACGGAGACTGGCAGAGAAGCAAACGTTCCCAGACGCATATCGTCTCCCTTGAATTGCCCTCCTGAACATCAGTTCGACTTGCCGTTACAGGATACGCCTGCTACTCATGCTGGACCCGATCACAACCCTTCACATGACAAGCCAATTGCGATGCCAAGGATTTCTCTCCCTTCGAGCGATGTCGATAGTGACTACGGAGATCAGAGGACATCCGGTCCAGCTGTTCCGGCTGTGAATGTCCAGACGGCAGGCATTGGCTCCACTCCGCATGAGGAAAGTCCCGATCAAGTGCCTAAGCCTGCAATGCCCGAGGAGCCATCGCAATCATCTAACCTGAATCTCGACCCTCGCCGTGATACCCGCCGTCTGACAATGGGACTACGCCCCTTGCCGCCAGAGGATCCGTCTGATAACCCTGAGCAGCGTGCTAATCGTATTCGATCATTCTACAAGGAATACTTCGACGAGAGCAAGGCAGGACAACGAGAGACTTACTACGGAGACTATGGCGCTGATTACTACCCACATGATGACGACTATGTCTATGATCCAGTTACCGGAGAATACTATGATGCAGTACCAGCACCATATGCTGAACCAATGACTCGTCGCGCTATGACTCCCCCTCCAcgcgctcctcctcggttCCAGGGCGCAGCCCACCATATGGCGTCGGGCTCGATCGGTGGATATAGCGACAGATTTCAGCCTCCCGGTCCGCGTGCattctcttcagcttcaaacCGATTTCCTGGCCCCAGAG
This genomic interval carries:
- a CDS encoding uncharacterized protein (transcript_id=CADANIAT00006153); this translates as MHRHQQHQHRHGKYLGARFAPVEPALMPRNRPPYLLMPEAPTLVKREPMPTTDSGRVETCSPGDNSARCEKNTSTASNTTLPVVLGAVIPIVCAIIVLIFLHRRNVKKLRNEDANDKHKSLDFGMDLAPSGGRSGMQEKGSHHMKGISLDIGPSPYMLPPSIRGSKDSLNSLPRTILADDDKYRHAHTYFSTDAQSIRSQRRVHDDAASVAGSTRRGAFGDEMNQGLLGNAQRISRSSPPLYNPPEPTAGRAQPQVQDAGFELSLPRSPSPVHVSGLTSINESTTETGREANVPRRISSPLNCPPEHQFDLPLQDTPATHAGPDHNPSHDKPIAMPRISLPSSDVDSDYGDQRTSGPAVPAVNVQTAGIGSTPHEESPDQVPKPAMPEEPSQSSNLNLDPRRDTRRLTMGLRPLPPEDPSDNPEQRANRIRSFYKEYFDESKAGQRETYYGDYGADYYPHDDDYVYDPVTGEYYDAVPAPYAEPMTRRAMTPPPRAPPRFQGAAHHMASGSIGGYSDRFQPPGPRAFSSASNRFPGPRAPRRPAPPPAPLNVLPSPHLLKDDSIMTAIDFAPGSSFRDQRDGRPETPLGGVRPYSPTVRAHTPLVSVFDDLAPMPSPHALRKSGAFGNLDFAPPPRFKTQDTASDAGSIRSTRTGVSATHLQNIRNGAYHVSRLPPETVGTKDDLISNLRPKWDMRQ